The Rhineura floridana isolate rRhiFlo1 chromosome 14, rRhiFlo1.hap2, whole genome shotgun sequence genomic sequence ACTCACGTGTGACttgtttctgttttgctttgtgttATGAACTGAATGCAAGGGCTCTGTAATCAAGATTAAATCCTGGCTCACATATAACATTAAGCCATGGGTAaattaaccatagttaataaaCCATTGTTAACACTGTAACATCTGGCAAATGGTCACTTAAACCCTGGTTGATTACATCTCCCCCCCTTAAAGGAGACAAAAGCCAGGAACAGCTGTTCTTCAGTCGCAGCTCTGTATTTTCTGGGCAGTGACAACTACTTAACCATAGTTAAGGAGATCTGGGTTCGCATTtaatactaaactatggtttatgttAACTAAGGTTTATAAACCAGCTACAAACCTGGGCTAATGAGCGATCTTTAACCATAGTCAATAAACCATAGTAAAGCAGCTGGGCTGGGTTCACGCATAAccttaagccatggtttaataaaccatagttaagcaatATGTGCAACCCAGGCCATTAACTTTTGGGTTATATATAGGTATCTCCCTCTCATGTTTCTGTCCTACTCCATAAATTTCATTTCTTAACTaaatgttttgttgctgtttttttaaaaagggcaaagTTTCAAAGGACTTTCTCATCCAGCAGTTTGTTGATTCCATCACAAATCTTTTTGAGGTGTGGTCGGCATTCCCCATCAGGGCTATAGAGGGCAGTGAGAAATGCCACGTCTGCAAAATGGTTGAAGACGTGATTGATTCGTGCATGGGACCTGGCTGTCAGATGCCTTTCTACGAGTTCGTGCACAAGGTCTTTGCACTCGTTCAGGAGTCCTGAGAGAACGTTTTTGTCAAATGTGTATTCCACCTCATAAAAGCTGACAATCGTCATGGCTGCTTGGTTCAGCTTCTTGCGGAACTTTTCAACAATCTCCAGCTCTTCTGAATTGAACTGATTGTTTCGGTAGAGGATCCCAATCTTGATGGCCACTTTGATCAAGTCCTTCATGATTTTATGCGCTTCTTTCTTGTTTTTCATGTGCTCTGTGGTTACTTTGTATAGCTCATCAAAGATTTCGCTGCTGGTATCATCAATCAGCATATTTGCCACCGTCTTGGTTGCCATTTTGCTCAATATCTTTTTCTGGGCTTGTAGTGCAAGACTCTTTGAACTAAAACTATCAGAACCTGGGTAGTGGATAAGAAAGAGATAAAAAAGGGGATTagaaggtggagagagagagacagagaaagagagttaAATTAACTTCAAATCATTTGCAGGGAACatttcacaattcaaagtgccagCTATTATCTATAAAGCCTGCAATGATTTAGGATCAAGACATTTCAAGGGCTGCCTTCTTCCATATGACTTTGCCCACCCATTGCCCATACGCAGAGAGCCTGCTCTGTCTTCCACTGCTTTTGGAGGTGCAATTGATGGGGTCATGACAGTGGATCTCTTTGACAGAAGCACCCAACTTGTGTAAAGAGGTTTGACCAGCTCCGTTATTGACCTGTCAGACATTTTATTTCAGTTGGCACTTAATTTGCATTGTAGTATTGTAATATTTATTGTATTAGTTGCTAAGTTTCTTGCCTAAAAGGGGCCAACAGAGAGATAGAGATAAAATggatctatatatatatttaatacaaTGTATATAACATGCATATTTTAAAGATGCATGTTCATCCTCAATACAGCAAGGACCTATGCAT encodes the following:
- the TNFAIP8L3 gene encoding tumor necrosis factor alpha-induced protein 8-like protein 3, encoding MDSDSGELSEGELVSSAGSDSFSSKSLALQAQKKILSKMATKTVANMLIDDTSSEIFDELYKVTTEHMKNKKEAHKIMKDLIKVAIKIGILYRNNQFNSEELEIVEKFRKKLNQAAMTIVSFYEVEYTFDKNVLSGLLNECKDLVHELVERHLTARSHARINHVFNHFADVAFLTALYSPDGECRPHLKKICDGINKLLDEKVL